GCAATTTGCGGCAGAGATGGATGCCGGACAGCATTTCATCTACAGCTATGTGCTCGATTCCGATGAGCCCGATGTTGAGGCTCGTAAAGCAAAACTGGTCGATTTGATTGCAGAGACCGAGGCTCTGCTCGACGGGCATCCTTGTCTGGGTTTTGGCTTACATGGAGTGGGCATTTATCGCGGCGCCGATAAAATGAGTGAAGAAGTCTCCGTGGCTAAAGAGTTGGGGCTCGATATGCAGGTTCACTACCTGGAAGAGAAGGCGGAATCACTTAAATCCGGACAATCTAACTTCCAGGCGATGAAAGAGGGGGGTGCCGTCTGGGATGGCCTGGTATATGCTCATTTTATACATGTGACGGATGAGATCCTTAATGTGTCGGCTGCGGCAGGTGCGAAGATGATCTGGAATCCACTTTCGAACGGACGTTTGGCTTCAGGCCTGGCGGATGTTCCACGTTATATAGATCAGGGGTTGCAAGTCGGCCTGGGGGTGGATGGCGCCGCCAGCGCCGACATTGCGGATCCCTTTCAGAATATGCGAATGGGCATGTATGCACTCCGTATGCGTGATTCCGATGCCGGAATCATGAGCTGCTATCAGATCTTAGAGATGCACACCTTAAAGACGGCCGAAGTGCTGGAGGTTGAGGATCAAGTGGGCAGTTTGGCACCGGGGAAGTATGCGGACTTTTTAATCATCGATCCCGTTTCTCCGGTCTTTGACCCATACGCCACTTTAGTTTTTGCCAGTGATGCTTCGAATATTGAGAGCGTTTGGGTGCGCGGAGTGAAGCAAGTGGAAGCCGGTGAAGTCTTAAAACATGATCTGCCCGAATTGCGCAGTGAGGTCGCAGAACGCGTGGCACGTATCGCAGCGGCAGCGAAGAATACCAAGCCTGAAGATCACATGTAGGCGTGAGTGCGTCGCGCCTGCCGATAGCTCCAATCCTTAGGATTGAAGATACGTAGCCTCGGTTCTTTGAACCGGGGAGCGTAGGTCGGACGATCTGTCTCGCGCCTGCCGATAGCTCCAATCCCCAGGATTGAAGATACGTGGCCTAGGTTCTTCGAACCGGGGAGCGTTGGTCGGGCGATCTGTCTTGTGCCTGCCGATAGCTCCAATCCCCAGGATTGAAGATACGTGGCCTAGGTTCTTTGAACCGGGGAGCGTTGGTCGGGCGATCTGTCTTGCGCCTGCCGACAGCTCCAATCCTTAGGATTGAAGATACGTGGCCTCGGTTCTTTGAGCCGGGGAGCAAAAAGCGGTAGTAAAACCCAATGTCGCTTTGCCCTCCAATCTGTTGGTGCGGCACAAGGCCGTGTCCTCTTATGCCTGATTCCTTCTTTACGGCTTTTCGTTTTATGCCTTGTCCGGATGCTCGGGCTGGAGTTCTTTAGACCAGATTTCTTCGCCGATTCGATTGAAGTGACGGACGGTCAGCGCTTGCGTCTTACCGTCGATTTCCATTTCTCCGAAAAACTGGAGGCCTTCGGAAGGTGGCGTGAAGGGGGCCATTCCTTCGGGGATGCCGGTGAATTTGACCTCGGGGCCGAAGGTGCCATCGAGCGGGTTGGGGCCGAAGTTACCTGCATGTAGTGGGCCGCTGACAAATTCCCAGAAGGGTTTAAAGTCTTTGAAGCTGGCCTTGGCGGGATTGTAATAGTGTGACGCGCAGTAGTGAACGTCGGCGGTGATGAAGTGCACGTTGGTGATGTCTTCGCGCGCGATGTTTTGGAACAGGTCGGCCAGTTCCAGTTCGCGGCCGAGGGGGGCGCCGTGATCGCCGTTCGCTCCATTTTCGTAGATTTCTTTGCCCCATTCGGCGACGACCAGTCCGATCGGCATGTCACTACAAATAATCTTCCAAGTCGCCTTGGAGGCTTTGAGCTCGGCTTTGAGCCACTTGAGTTGGTCTGCACCTAGAAAAGCAGTTTCCTCGCTCTGTTGAGTCTGATGATTGTAGCTGTTGGGGCCGCGGTAACTGCGTAGGTCGATCACGAATAGATCTAAGAGTGGGCCGCGGCTAATTTTGCGGTAAATGCGGCCGGGATCCGTGTCGTGAGGACGGATGGGATTGCAGTTGAAGAAGGCGGTCTTGGCATTGTGTGCGAGTTGCTTGACATCCTTTAGCGTATAGCGGTCGTCATCGAGTATTTCTTGCGGATACCAGTTGTTGACGACTTCGTGGTCATCCCACTGCTGGATCATCGGCACTTCGGCTTGTAAGGCTCGTAGGTGATCGTCCTGCAAATTGTAGTAGAAGTTTTGTCGAAAGTCGTCGGTGGATTCTGCGACGCGTGTTTTGGCTTCCATCAGTTGATTGCGCCAGATGCTGCCGTCGTCGAGTGTGACTTCGGAGGACATCGGGTTGTCGGCGTAGATCAAGTCGCCCGAGTTGACGAAAAAGTCCGGCTTGCGTGCGCGAATGGAGGCGAAGGTGAGCATACCTCCGTGGGCGGGATCGATGCCGAAGCCTTGTCCTGCAGTGTCGGCCGACCAGCAGAAGCGCACATCGCAGGCTTCAGTGGGCGCTGTCTTAAATTGTCCACTGCAGTGCTCGCTGCGCAGTTTGGGATCTTTCAACGATTGAAAATGAACGCGGTAGAAGTAACGGGTGTTGGGCAACAAACGCCTGACTAGGGTGTGCGCGTTATAATCCGTTTGTTGGAGTGCGTGCCCCCCTTTGAGTGTTTCAACTTTTGAGAAATCGGGCAGGGTGCTGAGCTCGACCCACATCTGAGCACTCTGATTTGTTTTCGACCAGAGCACGGCACTCGTCGTATCGACATCACCACTGGCGGCTCCGTGCTTGAGTTGCGGTCTCAGTTTTTCCGATCCCAGTATCGCGGGCCCTTGACCGAAGGCGGACCAGGGAGAGAGGGCGATGCTTGCGGACACGCCAATCAGGCTGTTTTTTATGAAATGTCGTCGATTCATGGGCCTTTGGTTTTTGCCTTCTTATTGTAGTAGATGACTGCTTGTGGATTGTCTGAGAGTAGTGAGAATATGAATACGATCGGACAGAGCACGGAGCAGGCGATGATGGCGATCGAGAAGGCGTCGGTTAGCTCGTAGCAGAGTCCGAACAAGTAGGGGCCGAGTGCACTGGTGACGATCATGACGCCCGTGACCCAACCATTGATTGCGCCCAGGTTTTTACGGCCGTAGAAGCGTGCCCATGGCACATTGACTAGAACCCCAAAGGAGCCCCAGGCGCAGCCGCTGCCCACAATGAAGCACCAGCGCCAAAAAGTGTCTGACAAGTGGTAAGCCCCGGCCAGTGAGAGCAGCTGAGCGATCACCATAAAGCTCAGCACATGCTTCATCTTTAAGCGTTCTGCATAGCTGCCGACGAGTATGGTGGTACCAATGTGAAAAAACGAGGAGGGGAGGAAGACGCCCACAGCAGCCTCGCGAGTCATGCCCAGCGAGTCACCAAGCCCAATGATATGGAATGAAATACCAGTGCCGATCAAACCATTCAATGCCAAGCCGGCGACAAAATACCAAAATGTGCTGGTGCGCAGTGCTTCCGGAGCGGTAAATTCTTTGACGATCGGCACTCTGATTTTACTGTCTTTGCGCTTGGAAGTCGACTGCTCCACTTCGACGCCACAGGCCTCTGGGCTGTCGCGAAAGAAGACGTAGGCCATCGTTGTCATGCCAAAGATGAAAATGCAGCCCAAAGTGATCCATGTGCGTTGCCAGCCGAGTGAAATAACAAATCCGTTCAGGAGTAAGGGGGCGGTTGAGAAGCTGAGCGAGAGCATGGTGCCATTGATGGCAGCGGCCCAACCACGCTTACCTTCGAACCATCGAAAGACCATGGAGCGGCAAGTCGTCATTGAGAAACTGACACCCATCAAGCGGATGCCGGCAAACGAAATAAATATCAGGATAAAGGCGTAGGGGACCGAGGTCGTCTCCGCGCTCGGAAACATGGAATAAATTTGCCCGATGTAGCCGGTAAAGAGTAGGATGAGTCCCAGGCCGAAATAACTCAGGCAGCCCATGACTCGTGCGCCTAAGCGATCAATAAAGCGGCCAGCAATGGGCGCACATACGCCTGCAGCGATGGTGCCGAGAGTGTAGGCGAGCGCGAAACTGCTACGCTCAAGGTCCAGTGCGCCGATCATATCGTCGACAAACACACTCATGCCCGGTGGGCTGCCTGGCACGGCAGAAATCATGCCGAGGGTGCCGACGACTAAAATGACCCAGCCGTAATAGCCGGGCCATTTTTTTATATCGAAAGGTCGATTGGGTTTGAAAGGGCGAAAATCCATAACAGCGCTACAGCACGTATTCAGCCGTAATACTGGTTACGGCAATAAATGCATCGCACTCATTACGCCCTGTCTAATGTGCTTCTTTGTTTTAGTGTAATTCGACCGTAACTTGAATTTCGACGGTAGCGTTATTAGGTAGTCCTGCTACGGATACGGCAGCACGTGCGTGCTTGCCCGCTTCGCCGAATACGGCTTCGAATAAATCCGAAGCACCATTGATCACCGATGGGCTCTTGCCGTAAGCGGGAATGGCACTGACATAGCCGCCCACATACAAGAACTGTTTGACTGCATCGAGTGTGCCAGTGATGTCGCGAATGGTTGCGAGCACATTCAAGGCGCACAGCTTCGCGGCGGCATAGCCCTCGTCCAAGTCGCGGGTGTCACCGATTTGGCCCTGCCACTTTTCACCGGTGGAACTAAAACTAATGACTCCAGCGAGAATCAGCATGTTACCCATGCGACGGTGTGTTAGGTAGTTGCCACCCGGTGTGGGTGCGGTGGGGAGAGTGATGCCGAGTTCGGCAAGTTTAGCTTCGGCGCTCATGGTTTGCTTAGCTTTGAGAGACGGTGACGGTGACTAGTTCGATCGGTGCAGCCGCATAGGCCGCTTGAAACGCTTCCAAGCTGGAAGTGGCTTTTTTAGGCACACGACGGTAAGGCACTTTGAATACGACGGTCGGCTCGTCCAGTGGATAGGGGCTCAGTACGTAATGGTTATCGCCCTTTGGAATGAACTCGATTTCGGTCTCGCTGCCATCGCGCCGTGGGTGCGCGTGCTGCAGTTTGCTAGGCTTGGAGAATGCGACACCGACGTGGAGCGAGAAGCTGTCGCAAGCCTGTAGGAATTTAAATCCTGCGAGCAGGCACTCGTCTGTGAGGTAGGGGGCGATGTCGTCTTGTAACATCAGCCGCGCCTTGAGTTCCTCTTGTCGATTAATTTGTCCGTCGATGAATGCCTTGTGAAAGGCGCGATCTTCATCGTTCAATGTGGAGAGGTCTGCCTGAACTGTTAGCAGATTGACCGTGTGCATTGAGATCAAGATGGCCGAATACGGGTCACGCAGTGCGGCGACTTCGGTCGCTTGGCCACGCACACCTAGATAGTCGTGCAGATCAATTTCCTCGAATGCATCATAAGTGCCCACCAGCTCTTCGGAGAAGGCGCTGGGGTTCATCTCATGCGTGAGGAGTGGCAATGCATCGCGGTCATTCCAACTGTCGTCGTGACGTGCGGTGGCATCCAATATGTGGGTGAAAGGCTTAGGCGGTGCGAAGAAATCGTTCTTCCAATGCCGGGCAAATTCACCCGCGAGTGCGGCGTGGTCTGGATGGCTGAGCAAAAGCCAGTCGTTTTCCTGTTCAATGCGAATCATTTTATATATGTGCTCTTGGTCAGTTGTCGTTGTGCGCGATTAGATCTGTCCCTTGGATGCGCGGTTGGCGCTTTGCACGCGCTCTAGGAAATCCTCATAGCGAGGTCCTGGCTCGAGTAAGACGACTCGTTGCAGTAGTGTGACGGCAGGTGAGTAGTCGCGTAGTGAGATCAGCATGCGTGCATGTTGAACCAGTGCGTCGACACGTGTCTCTTCGACCTGTGCGGCTTGCTCATAGGAGAAGGCTGCGTCTTCGATGCGATCGAGTTCGCGTTGCAGGTTACCTAAGGTCAATAGCGCCTGACCGTTCATCGGGTCTTCCGCGACCAGTGCTTCTAGGATTGTGGAAGCCTGTTCGGTTTCACCCAGGCCCATGGCTGCTTGTGCTTGGAGTGTGAGGAAGGTGGATTGTTCTTTCGGACTGAGAGAGTCGAGTCGGCTCTTGGTCTTATCCAAATAGGTGGAGGCCTCGTTCCATAGACGGCGGCTTG
The nucleotide sequence above comes from Coraliomargarita algicola. Encoded proteins:
- a CDS encoding amidohydrolase family protein; protein product: MKPTITRTAVLLALATGSIVHAYQVRSDMILTMADGQATVIDGYMEVGEDGRIVAIEAGEPPASSSEEIVDARGRIVMPGFVSGHNHLWQSAFRGLGADQELYGWLKSLHWTFGRHFETGDMYAFTLHGALDQMVNGITTTLNHSQTIAPSYEDYMEQFAAEMDAGQHFIYSYVLDSDEPDVEARKAKLVDLIAETEALLDGHPCLGFGLHGVGIYRGADKMSEEVSVAKELGLDMQVHYLEEKAESLKSGQSNFQAMKEGGAVWDGLVYAHFIHVTDEILNVSAAAGAKMIWNPLSNGRLASGLADVPRYIDQGLQVGLGVDGAASADIADPFQNMRMGMYALRMRDSDAGIMSCYQILEMHTLKTAEVLEVEDQVGSLAPGKYADFLIIDPVSPVFDPYATLVFASDASNIESVWVRGVKQVEAGEVLKHDLPELRSEVAERVARIAAAAKNTKPEDHM
- a CDS encoding alkaline phosphatase D family protein — translated: MNRRHFIKNSLIGVSASIALSPWSAFGQGPAILGSEKLRPQLKHGAASGDVDTTSAVLWSKTNQSAQMWVELSTLPDFSKVETLKGGHALQQTDYNAHTLVRRLLPNTRYFYRVHFQSLKDPKLRSEHCSGQFKTAPTEACDVRFCWSADTAGQGFGIDPAHGGMLTFASIRARKPDFFVNSGDLIYADNPMSSEVTLDDGSIWRNQLMEAKTRVAESTDDFRQNFYYNLQDDHLRALQAEVPMIQQWDDHEVVNNWYPQEILDDDRYTLKDVKQLAHNAKTAFFNCNPIRPHDTDPGRIYRKISRGPLLDLFVIDLRSYRGPNSYNHQTQQSEETAFLGADQLKWLKAELKASKATWKIICSDMPIGLVVAEWGKEIYENGANGDHGAPLGRELELADLFQNIAREDITNVHFITADVHYCASHYYNPAKASFKDFKPFWEFVSGPLHAGNFGPNPLDGTFGPEVKFTGIPEGMAPFTPPSEGLQFFGEMEIDGKTQALTVRHFNRIGEEIWSKELQPEHPDKA
- a CDS encoding MFS transporter, with the protein product MDFRPFKPNRPFDIKKWPGYYGWVILVVGTLGMISAVPGSPPGMSVFVDDMIGALDLERSSFALAYTLGTIAAGVCAPIAGRFIDRLGARVMGCLSYFGLGLILLFTGYIGQIYSMFPSAETTSVPYAFILIFISFAGIRLMGVSFSMTTCRSMVFRWFEGKRGWAAAINGTMLSLSFSTAPLLLNGFVISLGWQRTWITLGCIFIFGMTTMAYVFFRDSPEACGVEVEQSTSKRKDSKIRVPIVKEFTAPEALRTSTFWYFVAGLALNGLIGTGISFHIIGLGDSLGMTREAAVGVFLPSSFFHIGTTILVGSYAERLKMKHVLSFMVIAQLLSLAGAYHLSDTFWRWCFIVGSGCAWGSFGVLVNVPWARFYGRKNLGAINGWVTGVMIVTSALGPYLFGLCYELTDAFSIAIIACSVLCPIVFIFSLLSDNPQAVIYYNKKAKTKGP
- a CDS encoding RidA family protein produces the protein MSAEAKLAELGITLPTAPTPGGNYLTHRRMGNMLILAGVISFSSTGEKWQGQIGDTRDLDEGYAAAKLCALNVLATIRDITGTLDAVKQFLYVGGYVSAIPAYGKSPSVINGASDLFEAVFGEAGKHARAAVSVAGLPNNATVEIQVTVELH
- a CDS encoding DUF3891 family protein; translation: MIRIEQENDWLLLSHPDHAALAGEFARHWKNDFFAPPKPFTHILDATARHDDSWNDRDALPLLTHEMNPSAFSEELVGTYDAFEEIDLHDYLGVRGQATEVAALRDPYSAILISMHTVNLLTVQADLSTLNDEDRAFHKAFIDGQINRQEELKARLMLQDDIAPYLTDECLLAGFKFLQACDSFSLHVGVAFSKPSKLQHAHPRRDGSETEIEFIPKGDNHYVLSPYPLDEPTVVFKVPYRRVPKKATSSLEAFQAAYAAAPIELVTVTVSQS